From a single Arachnia propionica genomic region:
- a CDS encoding glucose-1-phosphate cytidylyltransferase, which produces MKVVLFCGGHGMRMLGWSGEGLPKPLQLVGDLPLVVHVMSHYAAYGHTDFVLCLGHAADQIQEAVASVVANHPRARHWHVDYLDTGPDTLIGDRLRLARPFIADEEMFFANYSDVLTDVSLDDMVERMKATPDAVAMMLSVRPHATFHVINTREDDTVSGFHLLEELPIRANGGYLIMRQSFFDHLGGGRDLNAAFAELLPARRLIAYRHDGFWLPADTFKERAFLDAMYDSGNVPWGRRGMVTVP; this is translated from the coding sequence ATGAAAGTCGTACTCTTCTGTGGCGGTCACGGCATGCGCATGCTCGGATGGAGCGGCGAAGGGCTACCCAAACCGCTCCAGCTCGTCGGCGATCTTCCCCTGGTGGTGCATGTGATGAGTCACTACGCCGCCTACGGCCACACCGATTTCGTGCTGTGCCTCGGTCACGCCGCCGACCAGATCCAGGAAGCGGTGGCGAGCGTGGTCGCGAACCATCCGCGGGCCCGGCATTGGCACGTCGACTACCTCGACACCGGCCCGGACACCCTGATCGGCGACCGCCTGAGACTGGCTCGACCCTTCATCGCCGACGAGGAGATGTTCTTCGCGAACTACTCCGACGTGCTCACCGACGTCTCCCTCGACGACATGGTAGAGCGCATGAAGGCCACCCCTGACGCCGTGGCGATGATGCTGTCGGTGCGCCCACACGCCACTTTCCACGTGATCAACACCCGTGAGGATGACACCGTCTCCGGATTCCACCTCCTGGAGGAGCTTCCGATTCGCGCAAACGGCGGCTACCTCATCATGCGCCAGTCGTTCTTCGACCACCTCGGCGGCGGTCGCGACCTGAACGCCGCATTCGCGGAGCTCCTGCCCGCCCGGCGGCTGATCGCCTACCGGCACGACGGGTTCTGGCTGCCCGCCGACACCTTCAAGGAACGCGCGTTCTTGGACGCGATGTACGATTCCGGAAACGTGCCGTGGGGTCGTCGCGGCATGGTGACGGTGCCATGA
- a CDS encoding PIG-L deacetylase family protein, with the protein MILEPVHHLMLAGAHCDDIAIGAGATVRMLCEATPRMRVTALVLTGAGTVREDEERAALAELCAGADLDVRVADFPDNRLPAHWGEVKQAVVALRETGEPDLVIGPQHGDAHQDHRLVAELLAQAFRRQPVWGYEIAKYEPDLPTPATFVPVPDEVAHLKADVITRHYPSQAEGHPWFDAEAFTALMRLRGIHCNHRYAEAFVVPTTTVKIGVPT; encoded by the coding sequence ATGATCCTCGAACCGGTACACCACCTGATGCTGGCGGGGGCGCACTGCGACGACATCGCGATCGGAGCAGGCGCCACCGTCCGTATGCTGTGCGAGGCCACCCCCAGGATGCGTGTGACGGCCCTGGTCCTCACCGGCGCGGGAACCGTCCGCGAGGACGAGGAACGAGCTGCCCTGGCGGAGCTGTGCGCCGGGGCGGACCTCGACGTGCGGGTCGCCGATTTTCCCGACAACCGGCTCCCGGCCCACTGGGGCGAGGTGAAACAGGCCGTCGTGGCGCTGCGTGAAACGGGAGAACCGGACCTGGTGATCGGTCCCCAGCACGGTGACGCACACCAGGACCACCGGCTCGTCGCCGAGCTGCTGGCCCAGGCTTTCCGCCGCCAACCGGTGTGGGGATACGAGATCGCAAAGTACGAACCCGACCTGCCCACCCCGGCCACATTCGTGCCCGTTCCCGACGAGGTGGCACACCTCAAAGCCGACGTCATCACCCGCCACTACCCCAGCCAGGCCGAGGGACATCCCTGGTTCGACGCGGAGGCGTTCACCGCGCTCATGAGGCTGCGCGGCATCCACTGCAACCACCGGTACGCCGAGGCTTTCGTCGTGCCCACCACCACCGTGAAGATCGGAGTTCCCACATGA
- a CDS encoding SDR family oxidoreductase produces the protein MKVLLTGHQGYLGTVMAPVLRAAGHDVTGLDVGWFADCVLGPAPADPPGLRLDLRDVGVADLEGFDAVIHLAALSNDPLGHLAPEITYDINHAASVRLARLAKQAGVGRFLYSSTCSVYGAAGDGLVAEDADLAPVTPYAISKVRVEKDLDELTDADFCTVSLRNATAFGFSPRLRADIVLNNLVGYALLTGQVLVLSDGTPWRPLVHAADIAEVFAAALVAPADAVRGEKINVGTEANNVTVAEIADVVAAETGAAVRITGEAGNDPRSYRVDFSRLRRLLPGANVRRGIADGARELVAAYRDHGMTEDLFTHRFVRLARIRELQESSRIDAGLRATT, from the coding sequence ATGAAGGTCCTGCTCACCGGCCACCAGGGCTACCTCGGCACCGTCATGGCCCCGGTGCTACGCGCAGCGGGCCACGATGTCACCGGCCTCGACGTCGGCTGGTTCGCCGACTGCGTGCTCGGCCCTGCCCCCGCCGACCCGCCCGGCCTGCGCCTCGACCTGCGGGACGTGGGCGTCGCCGACCTGGAGGGATTCGACGCGGTCATTCACCTCGCGGCGTTGTCGAACGACCCCCTCGGACATCTCGCCCCCGAGATCACCTACGACATCAACCACGCGGCCTCGGTGCGGCTCGCGCGACTCGCGAAACAGGCGGGTGTGGGGCGTTTCCTGTACTCCTCGACGTGCAGCGTCTACGGCGCGGCAGGCGACGGGCTCGTCGCGGAGGACGCCGACCTGGCGCCGGTCACCCCGTATGCAATCAGCAAGGTGCGGGTCGAGAAGGACCTCGACGAGCTCACCGACGCGGACTTCTGCACCGTTTCGTTGCGCAACGCCACCGCCTTCGGTTTTTCCCCGCGACTGCGCGCCGACATCGTGCTCAACAACCTCGTCGGGTACGCCCTGCTGACCGGCCAGGTACTGGTGCTCTCCGACGGCACCCCGTGGCGACCGCTCGTACACGCCGCCGACATCGCCGAGGTGTTCGCAGCCGCTCTGGTGGCCCCCGCCGATGCGGTGCGGGGTGAGAAGATCAACGTCGGCACCGAGGCCAACAACGTCACCGTCGCGGAGATCGCGGACGTGGTCGCCGCCGAGACCGGAGCGGCGGTGCGGATCACCGGCGAAGCCGGCAACGACCCGCGTTCCTACCGGGTGGACTTCTCCCGGCTGCGTCGTCTGCTGCCAGGCGCGAACGTGCGCCGCGGCATCGCCGACGGGGCACGGGAACTGGTCGCCGCCTACCGCGACCACGGCATGACCGAGGACCTGTTCACCCACCGGTTCGTGCGACTCGCCCGGATCCGTGAACTGCAGGAATCCTCCCGGATCGACGCCGGGCTCCGGGCCACGACATGA
- a CDS encoding dTDP-4-dehydrorhamnose 3,5-epimerase family protein: protein MEVRETGISGVVTFTPRPHRDDRGVFTRTFDAAIGARHGVVFGEHAQDSQSRSALGVLRGLHGRLGDGESKLMRVSAGAVFGVVVDARIGSSTFGSHVSLMLDDHDFVVLWVPTGCLVGFQVLRGPADVQYRIDRPHDPAEDVAVRYDDPDLGIAWHPGDPIVSDRDLAAISWADLVARLRSC, encoded by the coding sequence ATGGAGGTACGCGAAACCGGTATCAGCGGGGTGGTGACGTTTACTCCCCGCCCGCATCGCGACGACCGGGGTGTGTTCACCAGGACCTTCGATGCGGCCATTGGTGCGCGTCACGGGGTGGTGTTCGGCGAGCACGCCCAGGACTCCCAGTCGCGGTCGGCCCTCGGTGTGCTGCGAGGCCTTCACGGTAGGCTGGGCGACGGCGAGTCCAAGCTCATGCGGGTCTCCGCCGGTGCGGTGTTCGGCGTCGTGGTGGATGCGCGCATCGGGTCTTCGACCTTCGGCTCCCACGTCTCGCTGATGCTCGACGACCACGACTTCGTCGTGTTGTGGGTCCCGACCGGGTGTCTCGTCGGCTTTCAGGTGCTGCGAGGCCCCGCGGATGTGCAGTACCGGATCGACCGTCCTCACGACCCTGCTGAGGACGTCGCGGTGCGGTACGACGATCCGGACCTGGGCATCGCGTGGCACCCCGGCGACCCGATCGTGAGCGACCGCGACCTCGCGGCGATTTCCTGGGCGGACCTGGTGGCCCGGCTCCGCAGCTGCTGA
- a CDS encoding transferase, with protein MAECILCGSRDGVIVLDLGAQPSPRHWPLPTDPLPDPTHALAMRLCRGCGLAQLDADDTTEPEVPVPEPQAVVDQARQAVADLGRLGHLAGRATVVEFGSPHGGSWLPLLDLTPTDGPADLVVDSFGLMHERDLPAVLARHAEALAGDGLAVFLIQPLGDIVAQRTWTALRHGHHGYFTLTSLRTALGTVGLTPISALRYDLYGGVAVVLASRGGEPDAGLLAAYDDEARRGLATPEGLACLADAVSASTNQLRSYLEGHRAAGTRLFAYGAASKAVAELAMVGEAAGAILAVGDASPAKQGRCMPGSRVPVISPAELIAANPEEVLLLLPDLHDELLATHPQLTGRITMLGVDVPRTSPSLNASGCVPFPDTPGRSGRDR; from the coding sequence ATGGCTGAGTGCATCCTGTGCGGCTCCCGCGACGGCGTGATCGTGCTCGACCTCGGCGCCCAACCGTCGCCGCGTCACTGGCCGCTGCCCACCGACCCGCTCCCCGACCCCACCCACGCGTTGGCCATGCGGCTGTGCCGCGGCTGCGGGTTGGCACAGCTCGACGCCGACGACACCACCGAACCGGAAGTTCCGGTGCCAGAACCGCAGGCGGTCGTCGATCAGGCCCGCCAGGCGGTCGCGGACCTGGGACGGCTCGGTCACCTCGCCGGTCGGGCCACGGTCGTTGAGTTCGGTTCCCCGCACGGCGGCAGCTGGCTGCCGCTGCTCGACCTGACCCCAACCGACGGGCCCGCAGATCTTGTGGTCGACAGCTTCGGGTTGATGCACGAACGCGACCTGCCCGCCGTTCTCGCCCGCCACGCCGAGGCGCTGGCCGGCGACGGCCTGGCCGTTTTCCTCATCCAGCCGCTCGGCGACATCGTCGCGCAGCGCACCTGGACCGCGCTGCGTCACGGCCATCACGGCTATTTCACCCTCACGTCGCTGAGAACCGCGCTCGGCACGGTCGGTCTCACCCCCATCAGCGCGCTGCGCTACGACCTCTACGGCGGGGTCGCGGTGGTGCTCGCCAGCCGAGGCGGAGAACCCGACGCCGGTCTGTTGGCCGCCTACGACGACGAGGCCAGGCGGGGGCTGGCAACCCCGGAGGGGCTCGCCTGCCTGGCGGATGCGGTCTCGGCCTCGACGAACCAGCTGCGCTCCTATCTGGAGGGCCACCGCGCCGCGGGCACGCGTCTGTTCGCCTACGGTGCCGCGTCGAAGGCTGTCGCGGAACTGGCGATGGTGGGCGAGGCTGCCGGCGCGATCCTCGCGGTCGGCGACGCGTCACCGGCCAAGCAGGGACGGTGCATGCCCGGAAGTCGCGTGCCCGTGATCAGCCCGGCAGAACTCATCGCCGCCAACCCCGAAGAGGTGTTGCTCCTGCTGCCGGATCTCCACGACGAGCTGCTGGCCACGCACCCTCAGCTCACGGGACGGATCACGATGCTGGGGGTCGATGTCCCCCGGACATCCCCGTCCCTGAACGCCAGCGGTTGCGTACCTTTCCCAGACACGCCTGGGCGTAGCGGAAGGGACCGGTGA
- a CDS encoding glycosyltransferase encodes MLERTMRSSDNPEWAGAVWIGELDLSDLASATKDSWLELAGGSDYHRARFLVREGQTVRGFVTVDIAEGQVWVDELRRAVEELPAAVPEPEPFRPPISVVICTRDRGGLLREAVGSVLASDYPDFEVVVVDNAGSTSETRDVALRHPDPRVRYVHEPLAGLSYGRNRGMQVAAHEYVAFIDDDVVVDRHWLTGIARGFGRDPRVGLVCGLVPSGEIRTRTQAWFDQRVTWADARKPCVYSLSSPPAELPLFPFQVGAYGTGANTALTRTAFERLGGFDVTLGVGQPTKGGEDIDMYLRMLAAGYFISVEPSAITWHRHRSDLPALKAQARGYGTGMGAWFTKILCTPSLLRLAVGKVPGAISRMRTIARGGSSNPEDTDAEFGLPQGYTAELGALEMRSALTGPFRYAQACLGKVRNRWRSGTGMSGGHRPPAS; translated from the coding sequence ATGCTGGAACGAACTATGCGCAGCAGCGACAACCCCGAGTGGGCCGGCGCGGTGTGGATCGGCGAACTTGATCTTAGCGACCTGGCATCGGCAACGAAGGATTCGTGGCTTGAGTTGGCCGGTGGATCGGATTATCACAGGGCCCGTTTCCTGGTGCGCGAGGGGCAGACGGTGCGTGGTTTTGTCACGGTCGACATCGCGGAGGGACAGGTTTGGGTCGACGAGCTTCGGCGTGCCGTCGAGGAACTCCCGGCTGCCGTCCCGGAACCGGAACCGTTCCGGCCACCGATCAGCGTAGTGATCTGCACCCGCGACCGGGGAGGGCTGCTTCGCGAGGCGGTCGGTTCCGTCCTGGCTAGCGACTACCCGGACTTCGAGGTCGTGGTGGTCGATAACGCCGGGTCCACGTCCGAGACCCGTGACGTGGCCCTGCGCCATCCCGATCCCCGGGTGCGCTACGTCCACGAGCCGCTTGCAGGGCTCTCCTATGGCCGCAATCGGGGGATGCAGGTGGCCGCCCACGAATACGTCGCTTTCATCGATGATGACGTGGTGGTGGACCGCCACTGGTTGACGGGAATCGCTCGCGGTTTCGGTCGCGATCCCCGTGTCGGGTTGGTGTGTGGGCTGGTGCCCAGCGGTGAGATCCGCACTCGCACTCAGGCGTGGTTTGACCAGCGTGTGACCTGGGCTGATGCGCGGAAACCCTGTGTGTACTCGCTGTCCTCGCCGCCTGCGGAGCTGCCGCTGTTCCCCTTCCAGGTGGGCGCCTACGGCACAGGGGCCAATACCGCGTTGACCAGGACGGCCTTCGAGCGCCTTGGTGGATTCGACGTCACCCTGGGGGTTGGCCAGCCCACCAAAGGTGGAGAGGACATCGACATGTACCTGCGCATGCTCGCAGCCGGGTACTTCATCAGCGTGGAACCCTCGGCCATCACGTGGCACCGTCATCGCTCCGACCTTCCCGCGCTCAAAGCCCAGGCCCGCGGATACGGCACCGGAATGGGGGCGTGGTTCACGAAGATCCTGTGCACGCCATCGCTGCTGCGACTGGCGGTGGGCAAGGTCCCGGGCGCGATCTCCAGGATGCGGACGATAGCGCGGGGCGGCTCGTCGAATCCGGAGGACACCGACGCAGAATTTGGACTTCCGCAGGGATACACCGCTGAGCTTGGGGCGTTGGAGATGCGCAGTGCTCTCACCGGTCCCTTCCGCTACGCCCAGGCGTGTCTGGGAAAGGTACGCAACCGCTGGCGTTCAGGGACGGGGATGTCCGGGGGACATCGACCCCCAGCATCGTGA
- a CDS encoding beta-1,6-N-acetylglucosaminyltransferase, with protein sequence MSVAVVILAHDKPGHLHRLVKALDGLPIFLHVDAGTSPEMHHEMTDGLPQRVRLLPRVSSGWASFGLVEAELTGYRAACSEPEIQHVVLMTGADYPLVDAQTLAKRLSRSFRDRSWVDVQPLPIADWGVMRGYDRFVFRNRPENRRRVWSPLPRRWPRRLRPAGGSQLKVLARHHAELLLGIIDSRPDIVDYFRTVWVPDETMIPTLLASPEFGAERDSYHHDGNAWYIDWGRRPSPNPRWLDETDLPALRAARTREVAPALFARKFREDSTALLDRIEQDLWPLP encoded by the coding sequence ATGAGCGTCGCAGTCGTCATCCTCGCCCATGACAAACCCGGACACCTTCACCGGCTCGTGAAAGCGTTGGATGGGCTTCCCATCTTCCTCCACGTCGATGCCGGCACCTCTCCCGAGATGCACCACGAGATGACGGATGGACTCCCCCAGCGGGTGCGTCTGCTGCCACGTGTTTCCTCTGGCTGGGCCAGTTTCGGACTGGTGGAGGCCGAGCTCACCGGTTACCGGGCGGCATGCAGTGAACCGGAGATCCAGCACGTCGTGTTGATGACGGGGGCGGACTATCCGCTGGTGGACGCGCAAACGCTCGCAAAACGCTTGTCCCGCTCCTTCCGGGACCGGTCATGGGTCGATGTGCAGCCGCTACCGATCGCCGATTGGGGGGTGATGCGTGGTTACGACCGTTTCGTTTTCCGCAATCGGCCCGAGAATCGACGACGGGTCTGGTCTCCGCTTCCGCGACGTTGGCCCCGGAGACTCCGTCCCGCAGGTGGGTCGCAGCTCAAGGTGCTTGCCCGCCACCACGCTGAGCTACTGCTGGGAATCATCGATTCCAGACCGGACATCGTCGACTATTTCAGGACCGTGTGGGTTCCCGACGAAACCATGATCCCCACCCTGTTGGCTTCTCCCGAGTTCGGCGCCGAAAGGGATTCCTACCATCACGATGGGAACGCCTGGTACATCGATTGGGGCAGACGTCCCAGCCCCAACCCGCGGTGGCTGGACGAAACCGACCTTCCGGCGTTGCGCGCTGCCCGCACCCGGGAGGTCGCACCCGCCCTGTTCGCCCGCAAATTCCGTGAGGACTCCACCGCCCTGCTGGACCGGATCGAGCAGGACCTGTGGCCGCTGCCATGA
- a CDS encoding lipopolysaccharide biosynthesis protein, with protein sequence MAAAMTPEGTTTPPEPPEETTKVAGRGGTSDLFGRGMLYVVIWSMQMVVATVVSPVLTHVLPVAAFGSLSAAIALYQLLIVLTVLGLDQALEMQRVEDADPARARGLLAAGLAIDVLIVGGIALLSPLWAPALGFSSYTLVLITLGWTAPGVGVMLSLSLLQAEDRFARFATVSLISTVGGLLLGLVLLFTWERTAEVYALGGIIGQVVALTLGLVWTRPRLAGLFDKETLRRGLRLGIPLALAGLSTFLLTAGDRFIIQRMLGEVQVARYQVAFTIGNVVTLMLTFTNRAWLPRLKNVVDDAQRWRVIATSRDGVFSLVAWAVLGVTVSAPTLLQIFAPDTYAQEDLVSVVALIGLAAFPVAAAAASSQMLITIRWSVPLAWASVVAVVVKIAATFALIVPFGLDGTAAATFLALFSQAVVLRFAVTRRHAPVRVAWPVVALIVVAVVGCVASILAPQEPVWRIGRFAFSCCCLVPFFLGLRRLQTA encoded by the coding sequence GTGGCCGCTGCCATGACCCCGGAAGGAACGACCACGCCCCCGGAGCCCCCGGAGGAAACGACCAAGGTCGCGGGCAGGGGAGGCACCTCCGACCTGTTCGGTCGGGGAATGCTCTACGTCGTGATCTGGTCCATGCAGATGGTCGTGGCGACGGTGGTGTCCCCCGTGCTCACCCACGTCCTGCCGGTGGCGGCATTCGGGTCGTTGTCGGCGGCCATCGCGCTCTACCAGCTGTTGATCGTCCTCACCGTGCTCGGGTTGGACCAGGCGTTGGAGATGCAGCGGGTGGAGGACGCCGACCCAGCCCGCGCCCGAGGACTACTGGCCGCCGGGTTGGCCATCGACGTGCTCATCGTCGGAGGCATCGCGTTACTGTCGCCGCTGTGGGCGCCCGCGCTGGGGTTCTCCAGCTACACGCTGGTGCTCATCACGCTGGGCTGGACCGCCCCTGGCGTGGGGGTGATGCTGTCGTTGTCGCTGCTGCAGGCCGAGGACCGGTTCGCACGGTTCGCCACTGTGTCGTTGATCTCGACGGTGGGTGGTCTGCTGCTCGGTCTGGTGCTGCTGTTCACCTGGGAGCGCACCGCGGAAGTGTACGCGCTGGGCGGGATCATCGGGCAGGTAGTCGCGCTCACGCTGGGGCTGGTGTGGACCAGGCCGCGGCTGGCGGGGCTGTTCGACAAGGAGACGTTGCGTCGCGGACTGCGTCTTGGGATTCCGCTGGCCCTCGCCGGTTTGTCGACTTTCCTGCTCACCGCCGGGGACCGGTTCATCATCCAACGCATGCTGGGCGAGGTGCAGGTGGCGCGCTACCAGGTGGCGTTCACCATCGGCAATGTCGTCACGCTCATGCTGACATTCACCAACCGCGCCTGGTTGCCGCGCCTGAAGAACGTCGTCGACGACGCCCAGCGGTGGCGGGTGATCGCAACCTCCCGGGACGGAGTGTTCTCGCTGGTGGCGTGGGCGGTGCTCGGCGTCACCGTCTCGGCCCCTACGCTGTTGCAGATCTTCGCTCCTGACACCTACGCGCAGGAGGACCTGGTCTCGGTGGTCGCGTTGATCGGGTTGGCCGCTTTCCCGGTCGCGGCGGCGGCGGCGAGCAGCCAGATGCTCATCACGATCCGCTGGTCGGTGCCCTTGGCGTGGGCCTCGGTGGTGGCCGTGGTGGTCAAGATCGCTGCGACCTTCGCGCTCATCGTGCCGTTCGGGCTCGATGGCACGGCAGCCGCGACTTTCCTGGCGTTGTTCTCACAGGCGGTGGTGCTGCGGTTCGCGGTGACGCGACGTCACGCCCCGGTCCGGGTTGCCTGGCCGGTGGTGGCGCTGATCGTCGTCGCAGTGGTGGGCTGTGTCGCATCGATCCTGGCCCCGCAGGAGCCGGTCTGGAGGATCGGTCGGTTCGCGTTCTCTTGCTGCTGTTTGGTGCCGTTCTTCCTAGGTTTGCGACGCCTCCAAACGGCCTGA
- a CDS encoding family 16 glycosylhydrolase, which produces MSSVSRGSGDRSPLNTPVASHQSSAAGSATPQQVSEGWSGQSRSDAEINGWNIDYFEGFDASLEELGWEPYGWGEPEVGHGAMGVMSDNNTFVRNGELIVRTEYKDGKWYAGGTSTAKAFSASRGRWEVRAKFPKSKGIGYVFLLWPKNKTWPPEIDFAEGRVNGPEIMGTYHWDSDDKQDHKFVDHEDMTGWHTYGAIVEQDHIIFTLDGKEWGRIDQPNVTDTQMWFGVQTGAMDPNGKQSHTETVDGGVPGDLTPQVSDIQIDYVAHYTRS; this is translated from the coding sequence ATGTCCTCCGTGTCGCGGGGTTCAGGCGATCGTTCGCCCCTGAACACCCCGGTCGCGTCCCACCAGTCCTCGGCAGCCGGGTCTGCAACGCCGCAGCAGGTCTCCGAGGGATGGTCCGGCCAGAGCCGCTCCGATGCCGAGATCAACGGGTGGAACATCGACTATTTCGAGGGCTTCGATGCATCCCTCGAGGAGCTGGGCTGGGAGCCTTACGGCTGGGGCGAACCCGAGGTGGGGCACGGCGCCATGGGGGTGATGTCCGACAACAACACGTTCGTGCGCAACGGGGAGCTGATCGTGCGCACCGAGTACAAGGACGGCAAATGGTACGCCGGGGGCACCAGCACCGCGAAGGCTTTCTCGGCCTCGCGTGGCCGCTGGGAGGTTCGCGCGAAGTTCCCGAAGTCCAAGGGCATCGGCTATGTCTTCCTGTTGTGGCCGAAGAACAAGACCTGGCCCCCGGAGATCGACTTCGCCGAGGGGCGAGTCAACGGACCCGAGATCATGGGCACCTACCACTGGGATTCCGACGACAAGCAGGACCACAAATTCGTCGACCACGAGGACATGACCGGCTGGCACACCTACGGCGCGATCGTGGAGCAGGATCACATCATCTTCACCCTTGACGGCAAGGAGTGGGGTCGGATCGATCAGCCGAACGTCACCGACACGCAGATGTGGTTCGGGGTGCAGACCGGAGCGATGGATCCCAACGGCAAGCAGAGCCACACCGAGACCGTCGACGGCGGCGTTCCGGGGGATCTCACCCCGCAGGTATCCGACATCCAGATCGACTACGTGGCTCACTACACCAGGAGCTAG
- a CDS encoding DUF2185 domain-containing protein, whose translation MEFIPEAGACLATRNVIEEKGLVRWMVRGPSKVPADNGWQIMSHIDTSEYLNDPSNWQIVDFNDLCTIEPALIGIWDLPVGSDLQIVRDELGIRIVDTPTGCEIPVENLYVPPSQRAK comes from the coding sequence ATGGAGTTCATTCCTGAGGCAGGAGCCTGCCTGGCCACCCGCAACGTCATCGAAGAAAAGGGCCTGGTGCGCTGGATGGTCCGGGGGCCGTCGAAGGTGCCCGCCGACAACGGCTGGCAGATCATGAGTCACATCGACACCTCCGAATACCTCAACGACCCGTCGAACTGGCAGATCGTCGACTTCAACGACCTGTGCACCATCGAACCCGCCCTCATCGGCATCTGGGACCTACCCGTCGGCTCCGACCTGCAGATCGTGCGTGACGAGTTGGGCATCCGGATCGTCGACACCCCCACGGGCTGCGAAATCCCGGTCGAGAACCTCTACGTTCCCCCGTCCCAGCGTGCGAAGTGA
- a CDS encoding DUF6507 family protein: MKYSVDPGSCEAIFNQVEGYVSDASSAHTSVSGDIDSLGSACSTGLAAPIASALNQAYNFSLTTPMTTAEQQTTNAVAGGRGAVSAIQRGDEEMTNNSETAANEVDEVTIQDGKQA, translated from the coding sequence GTGAAATATAGTGTTGACCCTGGATCATGCGAAGCAATTTTCAACCAAGTGGAAGGTTATGTCAGCGACGCCAGTTCCGCGCACACCTCAGTATCAGGAGATATCGACAGCCTCGGCTCAGCCTGCTCAACTGGCTTGGCTGCCCCAATCGCTTCAGCCCTCAATCAGGCTTACAATTTTTCGTTGACGACTCCCATGACGACAGCCGAGCAGCAGACTACTAATGCAGTTGCCGGAGGCAGAGGCGCGGTCTCTGCCATACAGCGAGGGGATGAAGAGATGACGAACAATTCTGAGACAGCCGCCAACGAAGTCGATGAAGTCACCATACAAGACGGGAAGCAAGCATGA
- a CDS encoding WXG100 family type VII secretion target, with amino-acid sequence MQFSMTDDALPTLNKQTNESQANIGALVLQLSDAIAPLEGKFQGDAAVKFQEFHANSVQYANDLDNAMASISEGQAGVQRSFDAGTDEMVTNAQTTAGSADYATANFRGGAA; translated from the coding sequence GTGCAGTTCAGCATGACTGATGACGCGTTGCCGACGTTGAACAAGCAGACGAACGAATCGCAGGCCAATATCGGGGCGCTGGTTCTTCAGCTTTCCGATGCTATTGCCCCCCTAGAGGGAAAGTTTCAGGGTGATGCTGCGGTGAAATTCCAAGAATTCCACGCGAATTCCGTGCAGTACGCGAATGATCTGGACAACGCCATGGCCTCCATCAGCGAGGGGCAGGCAGGTGTTCAGCGGTCGTTCGATGCCGGAACCGACGAGATGGTGACCAATGCGCAGACGACTGCCGGTTCCGCCGATTACGCCACGGCGAACTTCCGCGGCGGAGCAGCCTGA